One window of the Archangium primigenium genome contains the following:
- a CDS encoding tetratricopeptide repeat protein, with translation MTLSLALTATAALLAAEPSSLPAGHPPLGTEAPAAAPGAMPPGHPTFGAGAPSSTGALPQGHPPMTGRAPPNAEELLQQLEGMQGLRERDKTFEIASSLGKLYYANGRPADALAYLVQAGDKAKGVRELYTVQKKKLGAGAVKSAAEAGCGFSAQTPVEEMQKVAAERAKKGDTAGAVACARAALEPVLDVEVMHANSLLLTHDTRGALAVYERVLEVAPSNADALFGRSALLYETRGEDVKALRSAREGFEAFSAAHADAPRAPLAQKLARMAGEAERAGGMTKWKATRAEDRRIRATKLDLQHQSPLMARGPMQGGAAAAPPPGMAPGGGGDATSAPTLSPETMQAMQNVERTPELEAQLTETVDRGEALLASGRYDEALAAYRQVMPLRPDGRVKAGLAWTLVGLGKPTADRVWGVAVSSDPAAVDQLGETLKAKGDARGARALWAKLAASAPDYAARASLQAKLEP, from the coding sequence ATGACCCTCTCCCTGGCCCTGACGGCCACCGCCGCGCTGCTCGCCGCCGAGCCCTCCTCCCTGCCCGCTGGCCACCCCCCTCTCGGGACGGAGGCCCCCGCCGCGGCGCCGGGCGCCATGCCCCCGGGCCACCCGACCTTCGGCGCGGGCGCGCCTTCCAGCACCGGGGCGCTGCCCCAGGGCCACCCGCCCATGACGGGCCGGGCGCCCCCCAACGCCGAGGAGCTGCTCCAGCAGCTCGAGGGCATGCAGGGCCTGCGCGAGCGCGACAAGACGTTCGAGATCGCCTCGTCGCTCGGCAAGCTCTACTACGCCAATGGCCGCCCGGCCGACGCGCTCGCCTACCTGGTGCAGGCCGGGGACAAGGCCAAGGGCGTGCGCGAGCTGTACACCGTGCAGAAGAAGAAGCTGGGCGCGGGCGCGGTGAAGAGCGCGGCCGAGGCGGGCTGTGGCTTCTCCGCGCAGACGCCGGTGGAGGAGATGCAGAAGGTGGCCGCCGAGCGCGCGAAGAAGGGCGACACGGCGGGCGCCGTGGCGTGCGCGCGCGCGGCGCTCGAGCCGGTGCTGGACGTGGAGGTCATGCACGCCAACAGCCTGTTGCTCACCCATGACACGCGGGGCGCGCTCGCGGTGTACGAGCGGGTGCTGGAGGTGGCGCCGTCCAACGCGGACGCGCTCTTCGGCCGCTCGGCGCTGCTCTACGAGACGCGGGGCGAGGACGTGAAGGCGCTGCGCTCGGCGCGCGAGGGCTTCGAGGCCTTCTCCGCGGCGCACGCGGACGCCCCGCGCGCCCCGCTGGCCCAGAAGCTGGCGCGCATGGCGGGCGAGGCGGAGCGGGCCGGCGGCATGACGAAGTGGAAGGCCACGCGCGCGGAGGATCGCCGCATTCGCGCCACCAAGCTGGACCTGCAGCACCAGTCGCCCCTCATGGCGCGCGGTCCCATGCAGGGCGGGGCCGCGGCGGCTCCGCCCCCGGGCATGGCCCCGGGTGGGGGAGGGGACGCCACGTCGGCGCCCACGCTCTCGCCCGAGACGATGCAGGCCATGCAGAACGTGGAGCGTACGCCGGAGCTCGAGGCCCAGCTCACCGAGACGGTGGACCGGGGCGAGGCGCTGCTCGCGAGCGGTCGCTACGACGAGGCGCTGGCCGCCTACCGCCAGGTGATGCCGCTGCGTCCGGATGGCCGGGTGAAGGCGGGCCTCGCGTGGACGCTCGTGGGCCTGGGCAAGCCCACGGCGGACCGGGTGTGGGGCGTGGCCGTCAGCTCGGACCCGGCGGCGGTGGATCAGCTCGGCGAGACGCTCAAGGCCAAGGGGGATGCGCGCGGCGCCCGAGCGCTGTGGGCGAAGCTGGCGGCCTCCGCGCCGGACTACGCGGCCCGCGCGTCGCTCCAGGCCAAGCTGGAGCCGTAG
- a CDS encoding SgcJ/EcaC family oxidoreductase — protein sequence MSRILRATSLVALSLLFTACAHADRAQDELSIRQMVAAQTEAWNRQDAAAWTADFVADADFVNIVGTPFAGRQQIEERHAAIFNSLFKGSHAEVTVRRLVFLGEDAAVVDTTHNVTQYQGLPPGVQATEPGLLRTQMKYVLQRIDGTWRIVAGQNTDEKPRPQPQP from the coding sequence ATGTCACGCATTCTCCGCGCCACGTCCCTCGTGGCGCTGTCGTTGCTCTTCACGGCGTGTGCGCACGCCGACCGTGCCCAGGACGAGCTGTCCATCCGCCAGATGGTGGCGGCGCAGACCGAGGCCTGGAACCGCCAGGACGCGGCGGCGTGGACCGCCGACTTCGTGGCCGACGCGGACTTCGTCAACATCGTGGGCACGCCCTTCGCCGGTCGACAGCAGATCGAGGAGCGCCACGCGGCCATCTTCAACTCCCTCTTCAAGGGCAGCCACGCCGAGGTGACGGTGCGTCGGCTCGTGTTCCTGGGCGAGGACGCGGCCGTGGTGGACACCACCCACAACGTGACGCAGTACCAGGGCCTGCCCCCGGGCGTGCAGGCCACGGAGCCCGGCCTGCTGCGCACGCAGATGAAGTACGTGTTGCAGCGCATCGACGGCACCTGGCGCATCGTGGCCGGGCAGAACACCGACGAGAAGCCCCGGCCGCAGCCCCAGCCCTGA